The sequence below is a genomic window from Nitrospiria bacterium.
CAAAAAAAGGAGCACCTTTTTCCCAGGCTGAATAATAAAGATTCGATCCTAAAAAATCGACCCGTTCAGCAAAAAGAAGACCACTTAACCGAGGGAGAAAGCATTTCCATTCAAGATTTTTCGAAAATCTATCTTTGTGTAGGCCAGATCATTTCCGCAGAGGCCATTCCAAAATCTAATAAACTTCTGAAATTAAAAGTGGATATCGGGTCAGACCAGCGACAAATTGTCGCAGGAATTGGAAAGAAGTACTCCCCTGAAACCCTCATTGGGAAAAAAGTTGCGGTGGTGGTAAACCTTAAACCCGCCAAGCTGATGGGGGTAGAATCTCAAGGAATGGTCCTTGCAGCAGGTGACCAGGAGGTTCAATCTCTCCTCACACTTCTGGAGGATGCCCCTCCCGGAACTAAAATAAAATAAATTTAATTACTTTAAAACCTGAACCATTTCATCGGGCAACCGCCTTGGTTTCCCTTCTGGCCCCAGGCAGGCCATTTTGATTTGACCATCCAACAACAAAGCGTCATTTTTTTTAAGAAATATTTGATGGGTCAGGATAAAACTTGCTTTTCGCATTTCTCCGACAATGGTTTCAATTTTTATTACATCATTGTAGCGGGCAGGTAAATGATAGTGCAAATTCACATGAGTCACCACAAACAAAAAACCCTTTTCCATTAAAACCCCAACATCACAGCCTAAATTTCGAAAAAATTCCGTCCGTGCTCTTTCAAGGTATCTCAAATAATTAGCATAATAAACAACGCCACCGCTATCGGTATCTTCATAATAAAGTCGGATTTCCATAAACCTCCATTCAGTTTTTTTTAAGATAAGGCCTTCCCCCCGCCCTTCCTTTCCTCAAGGCGGCACCAGGGTAAAACATATATTTCCAAGGCTAAAAAACCGACTCCAACCCCAAAAATAAACGGGGAAACCTAAATTAGAAGGGTTTAAAAAGTTTAAATCTCGGCTCTTTTAAACCCTTAACCCCAACCTCCTCCTGAAACATATTTTTAGGGCGAACAAATAATCCGTATTCCCCATAAAGGGCACGATAAACCACCATTTCTTCATCGGTTTCTGAATGAATGGCCACTCCAATGACCTCATACAAATTGCCTTTATAATGGCGATAAATCCCAGGTTTTATTGGTTCCATTGGGCTCCTTAGCCTATTAATAAATTTTATTGGTCTATTTTTAAACAACCGGTCAGAGGAGGAATATTTTGAAAACCCTTTATCCTTTCCAAAACATTTCCTTTTCGTACATTCCCATTAAAAGGTTTCAACTTTTTTTAGGCCATGGGTTTAAAAATGACCCCTGAACCCCTCTGTTGTTTTGAATCCGGTTCTTTCGTATAATCCGATTTTGACAAGAAGTCAACACCACAAAATGTCGGCGGCCAAAATTTTTTTGATTTTAAAAATGAAATTTCAAAAATACAACCCACTGGTGCCTTGGATGACAATGGGTTTGATCTTTGTATTAGGTTTTCAGACTGAAGGAAATGCAAAAGATTGGCCTTTATTAGGTGAGAGTAATCATTATCAATTTTTTTATGATGAGGAGGGTATGAGCACCACCCCAAAAGGTATTATAACCGTCTGGATCCGGTTGATACCCCAAAATGAGAAAAGCAAAAAAAAATATTTCGAGGACAGGAGGGCTTCCGGGTTATCCATGGACGGATACGAGACCTTTGAATATGACCAAAAGTTGATTAAAGTAAACTGCCCGGACCTAACTTTTAGGATTGCTCAAAGAATTGATTTTGGGAAAGGAGGTAGGGTTTTAGGATTTCATAATCTCTCTTCTGAATGGCAACCTATACCTCCCCGTTCCGCCGCAGAAGCTTTGGTGACCACATTATGCCCTTAACTATTTGCTTAAAACTCTCTAACCTTCAACCTTAATAAACCACCACTATTGTCCTCCTTTTCATAACCGGCAGCCCAATCCACCCTACCGTTTACCTTTCAAATTTTCATAAAAATAAAAAGCTTTTTTAAAACACCCACCCGGGGGTCTTTTTTCCAAAAAGGCAATCTTGCTTTTTTCATAAGAACTCGCTATCGTGTTCTACGTTTTTATTCTTTACCCTATCTTTGAAATCTTTCATTTTCTGAACCTGCAAACCCTGGAGAAAAGGAATGGATATTAGACGCGCCACTTATATTGTTATCTCAACAGAGGATCGCTCTGGTCAGTTAGCCCGTTTTTCCAAAAAAATCTCTGAACTCGAGATTAACCTGGAAGCGGTTTGGAGCTTTGGAACCGGAAGAGGAAACGCCGAAATAATTGCCATTCCATGGGATCCCAACCTTTTTAAAAAAGTGGCCCGAGAAGCAGGGTGGGTTTTCAAAGAGGGAAACTGCTTCCATTTATCCGGTGAAGACCGTCCTGGTGCACTGGCGGAAACACTGGACCGGATCGCACAAGAAGGAATTAACCTTCACGCTGTTGATGCCATGGGAATTGAAGGAAAATTTTCGGCTTACGTCTGGTGTGATGATGAAGATCTTGAAAAACTACGAAAAATTTTAAAAGGATGGTAATTTAAAAACTTAATTAAAAGAGGGGAAAAAATGGCAAAAATCATATCCGATTCATGGGTCATGACAGGGGTTCGAAATGTAAAAACCTCTGTCCGTTTTTACACCCAATTGGGGTTAAAACCCACCATCAACCGACCCTATTATGCAGAGTTTAACGTTCCTGGGGGAACAGTTTTAGGTTTTCACGCTTTAGAGAAAAAAAAGTCCAAAAAGGATAAAAACAAAACCCGGATGTCAGATGGCGGGTGGGGAATCATGTTGCGTGTAAAAAATCTAAAAAAAGCAACAGCGGATTTAAAACGAAAAAAAATACGTTGTAGCCGAATTGAGAGCGCCCCTGGAGGAGCTGATTTTTCTACATTACAGGATCCCGATGGAAACCGGTTGGTTCTACTTCAAATGTAATACAGAAAGGGAAAGGGGTTTGTAAAGTGAAGAACCACACAATATTTCATCTTGCATTTCCAGTCAATCATCCCGAAAGAACCAAGGAATTTTATGTTAAGGGTTTAGGATGCACGCTGGGGCGAGAGTCAAAGACCGCCATCATTCTCGAACTCAACGGGAATCAAATTGTGGCCCACCTCACCCAGGAGCCATTACTTTCTCAAAAAGGGATCTATCCCCGTCATTTCGGTTTGATTTTCAAATCCGAAAAGGATTGGAAGGCCATGGCAGAACGGGCAAAAGAAAAGGGTCTTAAATTCCGAATGGAACCCCGCCACCGGTTTCCCGGTACCCGTATCGAACACGGGACCTTCGTCCTGGAAGACCCCTCCCACAATTTATTGGAATTTAAATACTACAAATACGAATCCGCCATTTTCGGGGAGCATGAATTCTCAAAAGTCGGAGACAAGGGAGAGGCGGATTAAAGGGACACAAATTCCAATCGTGGTTGGCCATAATCTTTGAGAGAAAAAGAAAGAATAACGCTTGTCGACAAAGCTGGCAATTTACGAATTAGCCGATTTCTTATCAGAATCCCTGTAAATACTCCTTTGGATCGTATACCTGCACTCCAACCTTTTTTGCAATTTTTCTCATTTTATCATCCCACGTAATCAGTGGATAC
It includes:
- a CDS encoding YbgC/FadM family acyl-CoA thioesterase, which codes for MEIRLYYEDTDSGGVVYYANYLRYLERARTEFFRNLGCDVGVLMEKGFLFVVTHVNLHYHLPARYNDVIKIETIVGEMRKASFILTHQIFLKKNDALLLDGQIKMACLGPEGKPRRLPDEMVQVLK
- a CDS encoding VOC family protein, which gives rise to MAKIISDSWVMTGVRNVKTSVRFYTQLGLKPTINRPYYAEFNVPGGTVLGFHALEKKKSKKDKNKTRMSDGGWGIMLRVKNLKKATADLKRKKIRCSRIESAPGGADFSTLQDPDGNRLVLLQM
- a CDS encoding DUF1653 domain-containing protein, translating into MEPIKPGIYRHYKGNLYEVIGVAIHSETDEEMVVYRALYGEYGLFVRPKNMFQEEVGVKGLKEPRFKLFKPF
- a CDS encoding VOC family protein encodes the protein MKNHTIFHLAFPVNHPERTKEFYVKGLGCTLGRESKTAIILELNGNQIVAHLTQEPLLSQKGIYPRHFGLIFKSEKDWKAMAERAKEKGLKFRMEPRHRFPGTRIEHGTFVLEDPSHNLLEFKYYKYESAIFGEHEFSKVGDKGEAD
- a CDS encoding surface-adhesin E family protein — protein: MSAAKIFLILKMKFQKYNPLVPWMTMGLIFVLGFQTEGNAKDWPLLGESNHYQFFYDEEGMSTTPKGIITVWIRLIPQNEKSKKKYFEDRRASGLSMDGYETFEYDQKLIKVNCPDLTFRIAQRIDFGKGGRVLGFHNLSSEWQPIPPRSAAEALVTTLCP